The genomic segment AATAGAGATGATGAAGTATGACACTCGGGGGAAGATCTTGAAGGAGTGGTGAAGAACCAAGCTGAGATGTTTCCAGGAAAATAACAGGGCGAAACGCTCGAAGGGCACGATATGGAGCACCAAGTTGTTCCACTGGAAACAAATTTTGACCAACTGCTAATTCAATTTCAGCCATGTCTCTAGCCATTCTCAGCTTTCCTGATTCAGATAATGGCCTAACAAGAGAAACGTGcctaataaaaaatatcaaaactcTCGATGCCATGCTTCTTACGAGCCTCGTGCATATAGTTTCTGTGCCACGGGAAATAGCTCCCGATGAAGGCAAAAGTCTAGACAAAAATTCAGTCCTAAAGTGAAGAATACTTTTCTGTAATTCTTCCATGTACGGAGATGCATTGTTGTCCATAGCAGCATCTATGCCAAGAGTGGCAAAATTCTGTTCATGAATCTGCAAGATACAAGATTCAAGACGCTCAAGCATGGTCTGAAATAAGGAGGTCACTGAATCACCAGCAACTCCATACAATGTACCAAGAGCAACAGACAAAACATCAATAGCAACAGTTGGCAACCCTGAAACCATGGTCATCATGTGTGTGTGGATATCTTGCAGATGTTGGCACAATATGAAGTTCTTGAGTTGTAATGGAGTTGCAGGACCAGTGACTTGGCGTGCTTCAGGGCCTGTTGATATCTGCAATAACAAAAATGACGGTATGATTAAAAGCTGAATCAGAAGCACAAAGTGAGTCATCAGAACTGAAAAGGATCAATAAGGTATTTCGATGCACAGAACaacaaaaaatttagaaatacaAAATGCCCAGGAATAAAAACAAGTTTAAACAGTGAATCATTACTATAAATTATCGTCTCAATTCAAACAGGACCAGACTAATGTAACAAGACCAAGAGTTTTTATTACTCTAGGATGTCAATATGCTACAAACTCCTTCAAAATTAACACAGTCGAATTTTAATCAACTTATTTTATCTCTTTTTATGAACATCAACTACACACAATTCTTGTATGTTGATCAAGAATCCAGCAAAGTATATAACCACCTATGGAGATATTTTATAGCTCAAATACTGACATGACCAAGATTTTGAATACTAACACAATTTAATCTGACCAAACCATAATGATAGCAACATTGTCAACGAATCAACATATAGCTGGCTTTTCGCAAAATAACAAATTCTCATAACTGTAAAGGAGGTGATGTTTTATTTGAACATATTTTAAGTCATACAACCAAAACACTCCGTAATGATACGCTTGAGTCAACCATATAATACTTTATAAACAATTTTACATATAAgaattttcatgtattttgaGTTAATAGAAGAATATCATTCCAATGATTTAGGCCCAATGTAAAAGAGTGCTTGATTGATCTATGAACTTAAAATCACAAGTAACTTACATTTTAAGTTTCTTGAGTAATaacgaaaaataaataaaaaacaaagttTAATGTTTTGGTGTCAACTGACAGTAGTTTGCCTTGCCCAGACAGGTGCAACATTGGCCTGGTGATTTGGCACTACATGTGGAAAGCAGATATCAAATTGAAGATTCTGTGATTTGACAAGCATATGGATTTTATATTTCAGACTATAGGTTGAGAGTTTTGCTTCGAGGAGAAACCGGCAAagaaaattccaaaaaatttaatgaacaTGAGAACTCTGATTAAACTTAGGAAAAATCGGAAAGAAGTACAAAGTCAGATAGTAATTAGTGCAAGTCTCGTAAATCCTAAAGTGAGCAAAAAAGAATAACTTATACCTGGTTTTCAGTTCTTTGTGCAAGTAGAACCAACGCTTTGCTGATTTGATGCAAAACAAGAAGAGTCAAGCGAGCATCCATCTGCACAGCTTCAATTTCTTCTTGAATACATGATAAAATCCTCGATATATGTACTTTGGAGGGAATACTTCCACGGTTTGAGATTGGAAACACAGAATTCACAAGATCCGAGAGTCGACTTAAACAAAGCGCTAAAAAAGCTGTCTCAAAAATCTTAATGGCAGCTACCATTTGTTCTTTTCCTTCTGAACTGAGAGCCGGTGGAACTCCTTTGACATCCGTGTCACGTGAAATTCTTTCAAGGAGGTTCTCTATCATTGTTAAAAGCTTAGGATACCCAACAGTAAATATTTCTTTGACAAAACTTGATGCAGTGAAAACAGACTTCATTTGATTAGTAAAAGACTTTACCAAAGCATCCCAAACACGATCTGTCAACATTGGATCACCTTCCTGACAAAGCCCAGGAAAATGTAAGTGGCTACCTACAACCGTATCCAATCTCTATCATTTCatttaggaaaaaaaagaacaaagacAGAGAGACAGAGATCAATAATTACAAAGTAGCTGCTGAAGACAACAGTCTACCAGCGGTTACTGGGACTATAAACGGAGGTTTTAGGCTTGATGTTTGCTCCACCATCTCATTAAGAAAATGTGTTTTATCTAAGAAAGCTAACAAAACACTAAAGCATCACACAGCGGCATCAGGATGTTGCCCAGGGCACCCAGtttagagaaaaaaaatgaaccaaGCTTCAGCTATCTAATTTTTGGGGCTCAGCCAAGTGATACATCTCAGATCAACTATAATGAGGGTACTCCAACATTATTCAGAAAAAAGAAATTGATAAGTTGGTAAACCCAGGCAATACAATTGACTAACAAGTAACATCTATCCACCCAATTGTCAGAAAAACAAAGCATATTAATGAAAAGAAAGAATTCCTAAATTTAGCAGCAAAAGAAGTGGAGAGAAGCAAAAAGTTTTCCAACTAAGTTTAACAATTTTGGGAGagtgaaaataaattcaaacctATTCTTCGATTAAAAAATGTTAGTAATACCGCCATGCATCATAAGATTGAATGTGAACATGACATTTGGAACATACCTACCAATTGGAGAATATCACATCTATATCTTAACAACTGTGATCACAAGTACAATTTCTAAGACGCATATTTCTTATCTGGCAAGTATATATTCTTGAAACAGCCACCAAATGATGCTCTGTAGACCCAAAAAACATTTGCGCAATCCGCCTAATCACTACCCACATGGATACAAAGACTAAGGACGCATCATTTCTAGGTTGTGACAACATTTTTCATGCTCAAACATCAAGTAAACAAGAAACACCGCTGAATAAAAGACCTAAGGTATCACCAAAACTTCAacaacaaaaacataaaaaaccaCACTACTTGTTAAGTAAGAATTGCCAAAGGAACGCTGAATCACTAACCTGCATGACCTCATCCAATAACAGAACATGTGTGAACGGATCGCGTTTCTTGGACAATACCCTCTGCAAGTGCCAAACTGCGAGCACAATCGAATGTAACTGATCCATACAACCATTCATTCTCTGCCAAAGCGATTCCTTTGCTTTTGCCCCACCCCCAATCTGCGGCGTCCCCTGTCTTTGTACCGCTCCGGGGCCCCCAGCACCATAACCCCCTCCTCCAGAAATAGCCTTCATATCAAGCGCGTTACTTACACTCTTCACCCCCGTTTGCTTGTACTTGCTCGCCAACCCATCCACCGCCCCCCTCAACTCTCCCATGTTGTAAAACACCTGCAAACCCAATCCCACTTCCGGTTGATTTAAATTCTCGAGTCCCTTTTCCAATACCTTCATCCCCTCCTCTCGGATTTTTGATCCGACTTCAATAACCCATTGCAACTCCGCGTCCACTATATCAATCCCCGATAAATGGGACTCATTGTAAAGGGTCAAAATCTCAAAATGCAGCTGAGCTGCCTTGAAAAGATCCCATTTCGATGCATCAGGCTGAGACTCGACAGCATTTCTTAGCTTCTGGATTTGCCTAAGAGTGCGAAGAGTGAACTGAAGAAGCAAGGAGGTAGAATGAAGATTGTTAAGCTGGTGGGTCTGGGTGGAAATAACGCGGTGGGGATCGGAGAGTTCGGAGCGAGCGCGGCGGAGGGAGGATTGAAGAGAAGAAAGAGATGATCTTAAGGTGGAAAGAGAGGATTCAGTAGCTTTGATGGAGGAAAGCTGGTTGAGCAGGTCGTTATGACGGGACAGGACTTCGTGACGTAGCTGGGTATCAAGTAGGCGGAGGCCATCCTGGAGTTTTTCAATTCTTGAGGCAGCAGAGCCGGATGAGAGGGCGGAGGAGGAGAATTGAGTGGGGTTGAAGTCCGGGGAGAGGAAGGCGGAGAAGATTGGGTCGGAAGAAAACGTGTCTAGGGGGGATGTAGGTGGGGAGAGGGGCATAGGGGTGTGGGCCGTTGTAGAAGGGGTGGCTCCGGCGGCGGTCGGAGTATTTTTGAAGGTGGAGAGGCGTTGGAGTGGGGATCTGGGGATGCCTGGAGACGCCATTGATGTGCTACGTCGTCGTTTCCCTCTGATGTTTCAGCTTCTTCGATCTGACGAGAAGTACAGGAGCAGCTGTTGCTTACGGTACAATACATCAAGCATGATCGGCAGATGGGCTTGGCTATACCCATATTCATTCTATTTGGGTGAATTCAATGAAATTGGATCATATTTGGATCGATATAGAACCGAATTTTTTAGcaaaatatatttaagttatattatattCGGAAATTggcttcagtccccagccgtcgattttttttgtgttcagtccctaggtatttttttagtaccacatttccacatgaagtgtaccacattttgtatgacatagtactacaattttgtgggtagggagtgaacccaaagaaatattttgattgagtatttttcaccaacttcccctattattttacaaaaaaaattaaaaatgggTAAAAAAAATACTTACCTGTTATATTAGATGATGTTACTAATATATTAAACTatgtaattaatttaaaaaatttaagaggAAGTACATTAATTTGAAAACCGGATCTTATTTTTCACCAGTACAATAGATACAcagatataaaaaaaagagCAGAATTAACAAAAAGGAATAAAATCCAATTCAAGAATTCCTATTTCAAAGCTCAACATATTGCTATTGTCAGCCATTCAAATAACATGAAATTCAATCTTCCAAAATTGAAGTAATGATTGTTAAAGAATCAAAGAAAACAATTTCTCAGAAGTCATCAGAAATGGCAGCCACAGCACAGATAGAAGACACACAGTGTGGAGACAAGAACAACGGCTTCCACTACGTAAACAATCTTGAAAACAACATCGTCCGCTATCCATTTCTGAAACTCCCATGGCTTCCATTTCAGAGAAGAAAATCTCCGTTGCATGACCTGCACCCACTGCTTGTCCATCCCCTTCGATGACCAAAACCTCATCATCTTAACTACTTGTAAAATTGTTATTAATCGCCTGTGTTTTGTGCAtgcttaatttcttcagaagttTACGCGAGATTTAAATGGGCAAAACACCTTTGTTGACAGCATTGTTTG from the Primulina huaijiensis isolate GDHJ02 unplaced genomic scaffold, ASM1229523v2 scaffold25037, whole genome shotgun sequence genome contains:
- the LOC140967401 gene encoding conserved oligomeric Golgi complex subunit 5, giving the protein MASPGIPRSPLQRLSTFKNTPTAAGATPSTTAHTPMPLSPPTSPLDTFSSDPIFSAFLSPDFNPTQFSSSALSSGSAASRIEKLQDGLRLLDTQLRHEVLSRHNDLLNQLSSIKATESSLSTLRSSLSSLQSSLRRARSELSDPHRVISTQTHQLNNLHSTSLLLQFTLRTLRQIQKLRNAVESQPDASKWDLFKAAQLHFEILTLYNESHLSGIDIVDAELQWVIEVGSKIREEGMKVLEKGLENLNQPEVGLGLQVFYNMGELRGAVDGLASKYKQTGVKSVSNALDMKAISGGGGYGAGGPGAVQRQGTPQIGGGAKAKESLWQRMNGCMDQLHSIVLAVWHLQRVLSKKRDPFTHVLLLDEVMQEGDPMLTDRVWDALVKSFTNQMKSVFTASSFVKEIFTVGYPKLLTMIENLLERISRDTDVKGVPPALSSEGKEQMVAAIKIFETAFLALCLSRLSDLVNSVFPISNRGSIPSKVHISRILSCIQEEIEAVQMDARLTLLVLHQISKALVLLAQRTENQISTGPEARQVTGPATPLQLKNFILCQHLQDIHTHMMTMVSGLPTVAIDVLSVALGTLYGVAGDSVTSLFQTMLERLESCILQIHEQNFATLGIDAAMDNNASPYMEELQKSILHFRTEFLSRLLPSSGAISRGTETICTRLVRSMASRVLIFFIRHVSLVRPLSESGKLRMARDMAEIELAVGQNLFPVEQLGAPYRALRAFRPVIFLETSQLGSSPLLQDLPPSVILHHLYSRGPEDLQSPLQRNKLTPIQYSLWMDSQGEDQIWRGIKATLDDYAAKVRARGDKEFSPVYPTMLKIGSSLAGNES